From Armatimonadota bacterium, one genomic window encodes:
- a CDS encoding aldehyde dehydrogenase family protein, with amino-acid sequence MAVEVGVYGNYIGGRWVPARSGATTEVRNPATGEVLGVVPRSGPEDVADAVEAAARAYPAWRRTPAPRRAEILFRVAELLVRRKEELARLMTREMGKVLTEARGDVQEAIDMTYFIAGEGRRLHGYTTPSEMPHKAAYCVRAPLGVVAVITPWNFPMAIPSWKIVPALVCGNTVVFKPASYTPLLGLKFVELFAEAGLPPGVLNVVTGPGEAAGDALVEHPQVRVVSFTGSTETGLRLAEKCGRLGKRLSLEMGGKNAAIVLPDADLGLATDALIWSAFGTTGQRCTACSRIIVHREVREALTERLVARAEALRLGDGLAPDTDVGPLVSAAQLERVHRYVELGRQEGARLLTGGRRVTDGALARGHFYAPTIFDQVRPEMRIAQEEIFGPVTDLIEAASLEEAIAILNGVRYGLSASIFTRDVNTAMRAIDEIDTGIVYVNHGTIGAEVHLPFGGTKDTGNGHREGGLQVLDVFSEWKAVYIDYSGRLQRAQIDKD; translated from the coding sequence ATGGCGGTCGAGGTGGGAGTCTACGGCAACTACATCGGCGGGCGCTGGGTCCCGGCGCGCTCGGGGGCGACCACCGAGGTGCGCAACCCGGCCACCGGCGAGGTCCTGGGGGTGGTCCCGCGTTCGGGCCCTGAGGACGTGGCGGACGCGGTGGAGGCGGCCGCCCGCGCCTACCCGGCCTGGCGGCGCACCCCGGCGCCGCGGCGCGCCGAGATCCTCTTCCGGGTGGCCGAGCTGCTGGTACGACGCAAGGAGGAGCTGGCCCGCCTGATGACCCGGGAGATGGGCAAGGTCCTCACCGAGGCGCGCGGGGACGTCCAGGAAGCCATCGACATGACCTACTTCATCGCCGGCGAGGGGCGCCGCCTGCACGGCTACACCACCCCCAGCGAGATGCCGCACAAGGCCGCCTACTGCGTGCGGGCGCCGCTCGGGGTGGTGGCGGTCATCACCCCGTGGAACTTCCCCATGGCCATCCCCTCCTGGAAGATCGTCCCGGCACTGGTGTGCGGCAACACGGTGGTCTTCAAGCCGGCCTCCTACACGCCGCTTTTGGGCCTGAAGTTCGTCGAGCTCTTCGCCGAGGCGGGGCTGCCCCCCGGCGTCCTCAACGTCGTTACCGGGCCGGGGGAGGCGGCCGGGGACGCTCTGGTGGAGCACCCGCAGGTGCGGGTGGTCTCCTTCACCGGCTCCACGGAGACGGGGCTACGCCTGGCGGAGAAGTGCGGGCGGCTCGGCAAGCGCCTCTCCCTGGAGATGGGCGGCAAGAACGCCGCCATCGTACTGCCCGACGCCGACCTGGGGCTGGCCACCGACGCGCTGATCTGGAGCGCCTTCGGCACGACCGGGCAGCGTTGCACCGCCTGCTCGCGCATCATCGTCCACCGCGAGGTCCGGGAGGCGCTGACCGAGCGGCTCGTGGCGCGGGCGGAGGCGCTGCGCCTGGGGGACGGGCTGGCCCCCGACACCGACGTGGGGCCGCTGGTGAGCGCCGCGCAGCTGGAGCGGGTGCACCGGTACGTGGAGCTCGGCCGGCAGGAAGGGGCCCGCCTGCTGACCGGCGGCCGCCGGGTGACCGACGGCGCCCTCGCCCGTGGGCATTTCTACGCGCCGACCATCTTCGACCAGGTGCGCCCTGAGATGCGCATCGCCCAGGAGGAGATCTTCGGCCCGGTCACCGACCTCATCGAGGCCGCCTCGCTGGAGGAGGCCATCGCCATCCTGAACGGGGTGCGCTACGGCCTGTCCGCGTCGATCTTCACCCGGGACGTGAACACGGCCATGCGGGCGATCGACGAGATCGACACCGGCATCGTCTACGTGAACCACGGGACCATCGGCGCCGAGGTGCACCTCCCCTTCGGCGGGACCAAGGACACGGGCAACGGGCACCGCGAGGGCGGCCTGCAGGTGCTGGACGTCTTCAGCGAGTGGAAGGCGGTCTATATCGACTACAGCGGCCGGCTGCAGCGGGCCCAGATCGACAAGGACTGA
- a CDS encoding LptA/OstA family protein, giving the protein MVVALLARVLAPALALLLPALLLPARLPPPGAAAPSPGPALTITVQGTITSDEATGLVVGEGGVRLSDGTTEAQGDRIVLDRARGRAQLTGSPARVRSPGGTLSAREVEAHFTAARLTRIVARGAAALGLRRGTVRAETITLVPGGEALTASGGVRVTSPPDLVATGSALAYAHGSGRLVLEGPVRLATAQGVVTGARLEGREGVEEATLSGGVVAQFNGITARGQVLHLRARERVAVLAGDVYVRQGTRELWSPRVTIYYGERRVVADGPTRLRLGGEAPEP; this is encoded by the coding sequence GTGGTGGTCGCGCTCCTGGCCCGCGTCCTCGCTCCCGCCCTTGCCCTTCTGCTCCCCGCCCTCCTGCTCCCCGCCCGCCTCCCGCCTCCGGGCGCCGCCGCACCGTCGCCGGGTCCGGCGCTCACCATCACCGTGCAGGGGACGATCACCAGCGACGAGGCCACCGGTCTCGTGGTGGGAGAGGGCGGGGTGCGCCTCTCCGACGGCACCACGGAGGCGCAGGGAGACCGCATCGTGCTCGACCGGGCGCGGGGACGGGCGCAGCTCACCGGCTCGCCGGCCCGCGTGCGCAGCCCCGGGGGGACGCTCAGCGCCCGCGAGGTGGAGGCGCACTTCACCGCCGCCCGGCTCACCCGCATCGTGGCCCGCGGGGCGGCCGCGCTCGGCCTGCGCCGGGGGACGGTGCGCGCCGAGACGATCACGCTGGTCCCGGGCGGCGAGGCCCTGACCGCCTCCGGCGGCGTGCGGGTCACCTCGCCTCCCGACCTCGTGGCCACGGGGTCGGCACTCGCGTACGCGCACGGTAGCGGCCGCCTGGTCCTGGAAGGTCCGGTGCGGCTGGCCACCGCCCAGGGCGTCGTCACGGGCGCGCGCCTGGAGGGGCGCGAGGGCGTGGAGGAGGCCACCCTGAGCGGCGGGGTGGTGGCACAGTTCAACGGGATCACCGCGCGCGGCCAGGTCCTGCACCTGCGGGCTCGCGAGCGCGTCGCCGTACTCGCGGGTGACGTGTATGTGCGGCAGGGGACGCGGGAGCTGTGGAGCCCGCGGGTGACGATCTACTATGGGGAGCGCCGGGTCGTGGCTGACGGCCCCACCCGGCTGCGCCTGGGCGGGGAGGCGCCGGAGCCCTGA
- a CDS encoding zinc-binding dehydrogenase: protein MKVVEIREHGGPEVLQPAEWPTPEPGPGQVLVRVRAVALNHIDLWVRKGLPRLRLRFPHLLGADVAGEVAAVGPGVEGWTPGDAVMVHPGVSCGHCPACTAGQDNLCREYAILGEHVPGGYAEYVVVPQENLLRKPAALTFEEAAALPLVMLTAWNMLVTNARLRFGETVLVWGAGSGVGSAAIQIARVFEARVLATAGTAWKLERARQLGAEVVIDHREQDVLEAVRQATGRRGVDVVVDHVGAATWETSLKALAHGGRLAVCGATTGPVAPTDIRYIFGRRLSIHGTWMGTKAEMRQVMALVERGRLRPVVHAVLPLEQAAEAHRLLEASAHFGKVVLRVG, encoded by the coding sequence CTGAAAGTCGTCGAGATCCGCGAACACGGCGGCCCGGAGGTCCTGCAGCCCGCCGAGTGGCCCACCCCCGAACCCGGCCCCGGCCAGGTCCTCGTCCGCGTGCGCGCCGTGGCGCTCAACCACATCGACCTGTGGGTGCGGAAGGGCCTGCCGCGGCTGCGCCTGCGCTTCCCGCACCTCCTGGGGGCGGATGTCGCCGGCGAGGTGGCGGCGGTGGGTCCGGGGGTGGAGGGGTGGACGCCCGGCGATGCGGTGATGGTCCACCCCGGCGTCTCCTGCGGCCACTGCCCGGCCTGCACCGCCGGGCAGGACAACCTGTGCCGGGAGTACGCCATCCTGGGGGAGCACGTCCCCGGGGGCTACGCCGAATACGTCGTCGTCCCCCAGGAGAACCTCTTGCGCAAGCCGGCGGCGCTCACGTTCGAGGAGGCGGCGGCGCTGCCGCTCGTCATGCTCACCGCCTGGAATATGCTCGTGACCAACGCCCGGCTGCGCTTCGGGGAGACGGTGTTGGTCTGGGGCGCCGGCAGCGGCGTCGGCAGCGCGGCCATCCAGATCGCCCGCGTCTTCGAGGCGCGGGTGCTGGCCACGGCGGGGACGGCCTGGAAGCTGGAGCGGGCGCGGCAGCTGGGCGCCGAGGTGGTCATCGACCACCGCGAGCAGGACGTGCTGGAGGCGGTGCGCCAGGCCACTGGCCGGCGCGGGGTGGACGTGGTCGTCGACCACGTGGGCGCCGCCACCTGGGAGACCAGCCTCAAGGCGCTGGCCCACGGCGGGCGCCTGGCCGTCTGCGGCGCCACCACGGGTCCGGTGGCGCCCACCGACATCCGCTACATCTTCGGCCGTCGCCTCAGCATCCACGGCACCTGGATGGGGACGAAGGCGGAGATGCGCCAGGTGATGGCGCTCGTGGAGCGCGGCCGCCTGCGCCCCGTCGTCCACGCCGTCCTGCCCCTGGAGCAGGCCGCCGAGGCCCACCGCCTCCTGGAGGCCTCGGCGCACTTCGGGAAGGTCGTGCTGCGCGTCGGGTGA
- a CDS encoding nucleotidyl transferase AbiEii/AbiGii toxin family protein, translating into MPAPELRPVQLIEFFHLAFLEVLRLRLNLIHYVLKGGASMRFFYGSPRYSEDMDFDVDGVPRHRLERRVDDVLTSRPLRSILGSQGLRIETVSKPKQTETTQRWKISLTREAGDQVRTRLEFSRRGVDPRHRLEQIPAERTALYGLPPPTVQRYLPEALIEQKVRALASRLETQARDIFDLDLLFRAAPEALSNTSLDTRTLHLAAERILDLSFEAYQAQVVAFLDPDVLELYDRPEAWERLRAHVLQELTTYERRSRLR; encoded by the coding sequence ATGCCCGCGCCCGAGCTCAGACCAGTTCAACTCATCGAGTTCTTCCACCTCGCTTTCCTGGAGGTCCTCAGGCTGCGCCTGAACCTCATCCACTACGTGCTCAAGGGCGGTGCCAGCATGCGCTTCTTCTACGGGAGTCCCCGATACTCGGAAGATATGGACTTCGACGTGGACGGGGTGCCCCGACACCGGCTCGAGCGGCGCGTTGATGACGTCCTGACCTCACGCCCCCTCCGGTCCATCCTGGGCTCCCAAGGCCTCCGAATCGAAACCGTCAGCAAACCGAAGCAGACCGAGACCACCCAGCGCTGGAAGATCTCCCTGACGCGGGAAGCCGGAGACCAGGTGCGCACACGGTTGGAATTCTCACGCCGCGGGGTTGACCCTCGGCACAGGCTGGAGCAGATCCCCGCAGAGCGGACCGCACTCTATGGCCTCCCCCCGCCGACCGTCCAGCGCTACCTCCCGGAGGCGCTGATCGAGCAAAAGGTCCGAGCCCTGGCCTCGCGTCTGGAGACGCAGGCGCGAGACATCTTTGATCTCGATCTCCTGTTTCGAGCGGCCCCGGAGGCGTTGTCCAACACATCACTCGACACGCGGACCCTGCACCTGGCCGCTGAGCGGATCCTGGACCTGAGCTTCGAGGCCTACCAGGCTCAGGTCGTCGCCTTCCTCGACCCCGATGTGCTCGAGCTCTACGATCGCCCGGAGGCGTGGGAACGACTTCGAGCCCACGTCTTGCAGGAGCTGACGACGTATGAGCGCCGCTCGCGCCTACGCTGA